The Flavivirga eckloniae genomic interval TTTAATTAAATCCCTTTAGTACAAGTATTTATCCGTCTAAAATAAATTTTATCTCGCAACTTTATACTGTTAATAAAAACTCCAATTATTTAATATTTATGAAAATTCACAATAAGCACAAAAATGTTCTGATAGAAGTTATTTGCCTTCTGTATATATTTCTATTTGTATATGCAGCTTTAAGTAAATTAGTCGTTTTCGACGAATTTAAAATTCAAATAGGTCAGTCAACCATGCTCACCTCTTTTGCAGGTATTGTTGCTTGGATAATACCCTGCCTTGAAATCCTAATTGCATTACTGTTACTTATTCCCCGATTTAGATTATTAGGCATGTATGCAGCCTTTAACCTCATGGTTATGTTTTCTGTCTATATTTTTGTTATTCTAAATTTTAGTGATGACATACCATGCTCATGCGGTGGCGTTATTGAAAAACTAGGGTGGACCGAGCATTTAATCTTCAATATTGTTTTTGTTATTTTAGCTTCTATAGGGATCTATATATTAAATGGACAAAAAAAATCACTTCACGCTAAAACCAGTTTTCTTATAACACAAAAAAATCTTTATAAACCCCTTTCAATCAACGCCATTGGAGGTATTTGCTTTATAACGATTTTGTTTGCCTTTACACATAAAGGTACAGAAAGAGATATGAGTTTTCATCGTGGTTTTCTACATGATCCGCCACATAAAACACATGAGTTGGATCTTGAATATAGTGGGTATTATATTGCTGGAGCAGATGAAAAAAACATCTATCTCGGTAACCCTAAATCTCCTTTATATCTCACAGTAGTGGACTCGTCACTTCAAAGAAAAAAAGTCATTCACTTATCAATGGATTTGGACAGTTTACTAACACGTTCTCCACAACTTAGGGTAATTCCTCCTTATTTCTTTTTGATGGATGGCACAGTCCCTTATATCCTTAGAGGGAACATCAAAGAATGGAAAGGATATTCCATGTTGGAAAAACCATTTTATTTTACCAATGTGCAACCTATAGATTCACTTACTCTAGCTATTCGTGCTATGAGTAACAAAACTAATGAATTTTCATTGGGCACCATACATCTATCGGACTCTGGAGCCATGACACTTTCTCATAAACTACTAAAAAAACAGGTGGATGGCCTTTTTGATGTTGACGGGACCCTACAATATAACCAACAAAAACAACAATTAATTTATACATACCGATATCGTAATCAATATATCGTGGCTAATAATAATCTGGAATTACAAGTCTTGGGTAAAACCATAGATACCATCAGTCAAGCTAAGATAAAAGTGGACACCATAGTTTCTAAAAACCAACGCAAAATGGCAGCTCCTCCCCTGAGAATTAACAAATACAGTGCAACCTTTGGGAACTATCTTTTTGTAAATTCCAACCTGTTAGGAAAGAAGGAACCTTTGGTATTATGGAAAAAATCTTCTGTTATTGATGTCTATAATATTGTAAACAACGGTTACCAGTTTAGCTTCTATGTTGAAGATATTAACAAAAGTAAACTAAGATCATTTTGTGTAGTTGATAATACATTTATTGGTCTTATTGGAAACCATTTAGTTACTTATAAGCTAAAAAACCTTCTTAATGAGGTACAGTCATTAGCTGTAAAGCAATAAAATTAAAACCATAAAAAATAAAATAAATATACTAAATAAAATTAAACAATACTGCAGTCAGGGGTAAGATCGAAAACCTGTAAAATAGAGTAGATCATTAATTTTTAAATATCTATATTATGAAATCTAAAATTTTTAAAATCGTTTTACCAGCAATTACTTTAATATTTGCTATAACTGCTTCACTTGCTTTTACCGCTAATGAAGCTCTTACTGATGGATGGTATTTAGATTCTAATGAGGAGTGTCTATTTATTACTCCTCCTGAAGAATGTGATATAACAGGTGATGAAGATTGTACCATGTTTATTTTCGGAACAGGACCTAACACAATAATACATCAGGAATCACAATGCCTTATACCATTGAAAAGGCCAGCACAATAATTTTCTAGAACCAAAAAAATGTAGAGGCGTTCACTATGAACGCCTTTAGGTCTCAATATAAATAGGTTTGATTTTGGATGCCTGTTTTTCTAACAATCAGTATCTAGTATATGTTAATTATCCATCGGTAATAATACTTGTAATCAGGGAAAAATCGAAAACCTGTAAAATAGAGTAGATCATTAATTTTTAAATATCTATATCATGAAGTCTAAAATTTTTAAAATCGTTTTATCGGCTATTACTTTAATACTTGCTATAACAGCTTCGCTTGCTTTTACAACTAACAAAGTTGCAAGCTATATTACTGAAGGAAAATATTTAGATTCTAATTATGAATGCCAATATATAACACCTATTGACTGTTGTGAAACTGGTTGTGAAGATTGTACTGTTTTCATTTTCGGAGCAGGCCAGACAGAAGTATATCTAAAAGTTTCTCAATGTACTATCGTTTTAAAAAAGTGTTCGTGCTAACATCCCTTAGTATTAAACACATTTGATTTTCATTCTATATATTAGAAATTCATTAAAGTCAACTTGAATTTTTAAAGATGCATGACCTTTTAAGTATTAGCTATAATTGAAAAGAAATTCTAAATTTTATCGTATAATTTGAGTATAAGAAGGAAACTCCTTTGGACCCTTTGTCAAAGCTCCTTCCATTTCGCTATTAGAAAATGTAAATAATATATTAAAGTAATTAACCATCACTTTTAATCGATTCATTAGATGGTATTAACAGTCCGTTTTATTAATAATCACGACTTTATCAATAGCCTTAATTATCTGATAGAAAAATTCCCAAAAGGATTCTTTTATTTCTGTGATAAGCTAATTATTTGTTAGATTTGATTCTGTTTTTACAACATTAATTACTTCATTAATCGTTACTAATACAACAAAAAGCTCTAGCAATTTTTACAAGGAAAAAACACTAAGAATAATATGATTTTGAGTTAAAAAAATAACTTACTTACAATAAAGTTATATGTTTCAAAAGTATTTATGGAACATATATATCTTAAAACCAATTGGTAGGCATTATCTCTTTCATAATTTCTAATCTATTTTCGGGGTTTTATTTATTTCCATTAAACACAACTCAAGATGCTTTTTTGTTATTGGTTCCTTAATAGTATTTTTTACTTTTTTAATAGCCTTTTTAACAACAAACAAGGCATTAAACAAAATGGCTCGTGTATAATTACTTAATTTATATTGAACAAAAGCCTTATCTAGCCCACTATTTACAACCAATCTTTTTTTATTGTCTATTTCTAAAGATTGCTTTAATATCATGATGTATGCCAATTGTATTTGTTGACGATAAGGATTTATTTTTACAGTTTTTTCATCCAACTCATGCCACAATCCCACCTGTAAATCATTTAATAAATCGATTATTTTATAACTCCTTTTCATCGTCAAATCCATTTCTTCCAAGTTTCTTAGGCGCTGATGAAAAAACAAACTTCTTAGCACCCTTAATTGCCTATTAGTTATGTTTTCTAAAGTAGAGTTTGTTTCAAACTTTCTTGTAATTTCTGGCAAGATCAACCAATCAGGTTTGTTAAAAGCTTCTTTGATTAGGAACTCTACAGCTTCCTTTTGAATCTCTGTTGATATAGCATTATAAACTGCCCCTTTCTGGTTGCTGCCTTTATGCTGTGTGGTATAACCTCCTACCAAAGACACAATAGATTTCATTTCATTTACCCAATGGTTAAGCGTTTTAAAATATAATCGTTTTAAGGCTATGTTATCTCTTTCATTATGTACTGCCTTTGGCAATAACTTTATAACTCTTTTTAAATTCTCCAACCCAAGAGTAGTCACCTTTATTGGGTTATCACAATCTACGACTTGGCTCGTAGCATCTGGACCAAAACGGCTATTTCTATCTCTGACATCTAGTT includes:
- a CDS encoding DUF6520 family protein, which translates into the protein MKSKIFKIVLSAITLILAITASLAFTTNKVASYITEGKYLDSNYECQYITPIDCCETGCEDCTVFIFGAGQTEVYLKVSQCTIVLKKCSC
- a CDS encoding DUF6520 family protein, yielding MKSKIFKIVLPAITLIFAITASLAFTANEALTDGWYLDSNEECLFITPPEECDITGDEDCTMFIFGTGPNTIIHQESQCLIPLKRPAQ
- a CDS encoding MauE/DoxX family redox-associated membrane protein; the encoded protein is MKIHNKHKNVLIEVICLLYIFLFVYAALSKLVVFDEFKIQIGQSTMLTSFAGIVAWIIPCLEILIALLLLIPRFRLLGMYAAFNLMVMFSVYIFVILNFSDDIPCSCGGVIEKLGWTEHLIFNIVFVILASIGIYILNGQKKSLHAKTSFLITQKNLYKPLSINAIGGICFITILFAFTHKGTERDMSFHRGFLHDPPHKTHELDLEYSGYYIAGADEKNIYLGNPKSPLYLTVVDSSLQRKKVIHLSMDLDSLLTRSPQLRVIPPYFFLMDGTVPYILRGNIKEWKGYSMLEKPFYFTNVQPIDSLTLAIRAMSNKTNEFSLGTIHLSDSGAMTLSHKLLKKQVDGLFDVDGTLQYNQQKQQLIYTYRYRNQYIVANNNLELQVLGKTIDTISQAKIKVDTIVSKNQRKMAAPPLRINKYSATFGNYLFVNSNLLGKKEPLVLWKKSSVIDVYNIVNNGYQFSFYVEDINKSKLRSFCVVDNTFIGLIGNHLVTYKLKNLLNEVQSLAVKQ